A stretch of the Panicum virgatum strain AP13 chromosome 9N, P.virgatum_v5, whole genome shotgun sequence genome encodes the following:
- the LOC120693376 gene encoding histone H3.3 has translation MARTKQTARKSTGGKAPRKQLATKAARKSAPTTGGVKKPHRYRPGTVALREIRKYQKSTELLIRKLPFQRLVREIAQDFKTDLRFQSHAVLALQEAAEAYLVGLFEDTNLCAIHAKRVTIMPKDIQLARRIRGERA, from the exons ATGGCCCGTACCAAGCAAACTGCTCGCAAGTCCACGGGAGGGAAGGCTCCCAGGAAGCAGCTTGCAACTAAG GCTGCCCGTAAGTCAGCCCCGACCACTGGAGGAGTGAAGAAGCCCCATCGCTACCGCCCTGGCACTGTTGCCCTCCG TGAGATCCGCAAGTACCAGAAGAGCACTGAGCTGTTGATCAGGAAGCTGCCCTTCCAGAGGCTTGTCAGGGAAATTGCACAGGACTTCAAG ACTGATCTGCGTTTCCAGAGCCATGCTGTGCTTGCCCTCCAGGAGGCTGCTGAGGCGTACCTTGTTGGTCTGTTTGAGGACACCAACCTGTGCGCCATCCATGCTAAGCGTGTGACCATCATGCCTAAGGACATCCAGCTGGCCAGGAGGATCCGTGGCGAGAGGGCTTAA
- the LOC120693375 gene encoding uric acid degradation bifunctional protein TTL-like isoform X1, whose translation MATPTPLSVEDVLRVNGSRRFAAAMAAASPFASLADALLAARRIWLNEVDVNGWLEAFAAHPAIGTTSPSVSKWSKEEQSAALSTATDSAAQELAEWNTMYREKFGFVFMICASGRSAPEVLAELKRRYTNRPIVELENAAQEELKITELRLAKLFSSEPTVPSHTTEHPTIQSDKAADRIRIIGAHLGALPQPCANKAPEITGSSNRSRPPITTHVLDVARGSPASGIEVHLEMWKDVSAPPSFNNKDFNGWATLGTSITNNDGRSGQLMDIVDNVAPGFYRISFNTSKYAPAGFFPYVSIIFEIMENQTAEHFHVPLLHSPFSFTTYRGS comes from the exons atggcgacgccgacgccgctctcCGTGGAGGACGTGCTGCGCGTCAACGGCAGCCGCCGCTTCGCCGCCGCGATGGCGGCCGCCTCCCCCTTCGCCTCCCTCGCCgacgccctcctcgccgcccgccgcatcTGGCTCAACGAG GTCGACGTCAACGGATGGCTCGAGGCCTTCGCGGCGCACCCGGCAATCGGAACCACCTCCCCCTCCGTCTCCAA GTGGAGCAAGGAGGAGCAATCAGCAGCGCTCTCCACAGCCACGGATTCGGCTGCTCAG GAGCTGGCAGAGTGGAATACCATGTACAGGGAGAAGTTTGGCTTCGTGTTCATGATTTGTGCGTCTGGGAGGTCTGCACCTGAGGTCTTGGCTGAGCTTAAG AGGCGTTACACAAATAGGCCAATTGTTGAACTTGAGAATGCAGCACAGGAAGAACTTAAGATAACTGAATTACGTCTTGCAAAGCTTTTCTCATCGGAGCCTACTGTTCCCTCTCATACGACTGAACACCCAACCATCCAATCAGATAAAGCAGCAG ATCGCATACGGATTATTGGAGCACATCTTGGAGCTCTCCCCCAGCCTTGTGCCAATAAAGCTCCTGAAATTACAGGTAGCTCCAACCGAAGTCGGCCACCCATTACAACCCATGTGCTGGATGTCGCCCGTGGATCCCCTGCATCTGGAATCGAAGTTCATCTGGAGATGTGGAAAGATGTTTCAGCTCCCCCGTCATTCAACAACAAAGATTTCAATGGATGGGCAACTCTTGGCACTTCAATTACAAACAATGATGGCCGCAGCGGTCAGCTGATGGACATTGTTGACAACGTTGCTCCTGGTTTCTACCGCATAAGCTTCAACACTAGCAAGTATGCGCCTGCAGGGTTCTTCCCTTATGTCAGCATCATATTTGAGATCATGGAGAACCAGACGGCAGAGCATTTCCAtgttcctctcttgcattccccCTTCTCGTTCACCACTTACCGTGGTAGCTAA
- the LOC120693375 gene encoding uric acid degradation bifunctional protein TTL-like isoform X2 — translation MATPTPLSVEDVLRVNGSRRFAAAMAAASPFASLADALLAARRIWLNEVDVNGWLEAFAAHPAIGTTSPSVSKWSKEEQSAALSTATDSAAQELAEWNTMYREKFGFVFMICASGRSAPEVLAELKRRYTNRPIVELENAAQEELKITELRLAKLFSSEPTVPSHTTEHPTIQSDKAAGSSNRSRPPITTHVLDVARGSPASGIEVHLEMWKDVSAPPSFNNKDFNGWATLGTSITNNDGRSGQLMDIVDNVAPGFYRISFNTSKYAPAGFFPYVSIIFEIMENQTAEHFHVPLLHSPFSFTTYRGS, via the exons atggcgacgccgacgccgctctcCGTGGAGGACGTGCTGCGCGTCAACGGCAGCCGCCGCTTCGCCGCCGCGATGGCGGCCGCCTCCCCCTTCGCCTCCCTCGCCgacgccctcctcgccgcccgccgcatcTGGCTCAACGAG GTCGACGTCAACGGATGGCTCGAGGCCTTCGCGGCGCACCCGGCAATCGGAACCACCTCCCCCTCCGTCTCCAA GTGGAGCAAGGAGGAGCAATCAGCAGCGCTCTCCACAGCCACGGATTCGGCTGCTCAG GAGCTGGCAGAGTGGAATACCATGTACAGGGAGAAGTTTGGCTTCGTGTTCATGATTTGTGCGTCTGGGAGGTCTGCACCTGAGGTCTTGGCTGAGCTTAAG AGGCGTTACACAAATAGGCCAATTGTTGAACTTGAGAATGCAGCACAGGAAGAACTTAAGATAACTGAATTACGTCTTGCAAAGCTTTTCTCATCGGAGCCTACTGTTCCCTCTCATACGACTGAACACCCAACCATCCAATCAGATAAAGCAGCAG GTAGCTCCAACCGAAGTCGGCCACCCATTACAACCCATGTGCTGGATGTCGCCCGTGGATCCCCTGCATCTGGAATCGAAGTTCATCTGGAGATGTGGAAAGATGTTTCAGCTCCCCCGTCATTCAACAACAAAGATTTCAATGGATGGGCAACTCTTGGCACTTCAATTACAAACAATGATGGCCGCAGCGGTCAGCTGATGGACATTGTTGACAACGTTGCTCCTGGTTTCTACCGCATAAGCTTCAACACTAGCAAGTATGCGCCTGCAGGGTTCTTCCCTTATGTCAGCATCATATTTGAGATCATGGAGAACCAGACGGCAGAGCATTTCCAtgttcctctcttgcattccccCTTCTCGTTCACCACTTACCGTGGTAGCTAA